In the genome of Planctomycetia bacterium, one region contains:
- a CDS encoding DUF1998 domain-containing protein — translation MSRQKSKKPNGQLRQSQIVTTFGPGSMLDLPNQSVLVAGLEHWAGMGDEVVEPRLAEKICEALDVPAIKLYRPPADQQDLNAPPTGIGAWQFPEWFVAQPPEKDSDANPRSRMLVHRKSLTKGKFIDQDNKKRSVVPIRFVRACRKGHVTDINWFDFVHQGKSDCKRQLWIEERGTSGDLSEIWIRCDCSAQRSMFDASEMRFQALGLCEGRKLWLGPTEREVCGEPYRLLIRNASHAYFPESLSVISLPDRDEKIKAAVDTVWDMIEVVQDVTELQYERRKQKVKVALTDFSDVEIMNEIQSRRNDFLKESKSVKQAELETLIAAKEEIGNDILDGTFFARSLPESIWKKPWMEKVQRIVLVHRLREVVAQVGFSRFEPTTPDINGDLSMVTSRALIARELSWLPCLENRGEGIFIQFKKIDVEEWLKKKSVQKRGKELEEGFNCWKNEHYHSKKVYPGSAFILFHSFAHLLITTLSLECGYPASSIRERVYTIPSVGYGILLYTSTTDAEGTLGGLVETGRQIDVHFRKALELGELCSNDPVCSEHHPDNKHEHRFLHGAACHGCLLIAETSCEQRNDYLDRSLVVPTLENRSAEFFTVR, via the coding sequence ATGAGTAGGCAAAAAAGCAAGAAGCCAAATGGGCAGTTAAGGCAAAGCCAGATTGTAACCACGTTTGGCCCTGGTTCGATGCTGGATTTGCCGAATCAGTCAGTACTCGTTGCAGGCCTTGAACATTGGGCAGGAATGGGTGACGAAGTGGTGGAACCACGCTTAGCTGAGAAGATCTGCGAAGCGTTAGATGTGCCCGCTATCAAGCTGTATCGTCCACCTGCAGATCAGCAGGATTTGAATGCCCCACCCACAGGAATTGGTGCATGGCAATTCCCTGAGTGGTTTGTCGCTCAGCCTCCCGAAAAGGATAGTGATGCCAACCCTCGATCACGCATGTTGGTTCACCGCAAATCCCTGACGAAGGGAAAGTTCATCGATCAGGATAATAAAAAGAGATCAGTGGTGCCCATTCGATTTGTTAGAGCATGTCGCAAAGGACATGTGACTGACATTAACTGGTTCGACTTTGTACATCAGGGCAAGAGTGATTGTAAACGTCAATTGTGGATCGAAGAACGTGGAACCAGCGGCGATCTTTCCGAGATCTGGATTCGCTGCGATTGCTCGGCTCAAAGAAGTATGTTTGATGCTTCGGAAATGCGTTTCCAGGCTTTGGGCCTATGCGAAGGTCGAAAACTTTGGCTCGGGCCAACGGAAAGAGAAGTTTGTGGCGAGCCCTATCGTTTGCTGATTAGAAATGCAAGTCACGCATACTTTCCAGAATCCCTAAGTGTCATTTCTCTCCCCGATCGCGACGAAAAAATCAAAGCCGCTGTTGATACGGTATGGGATATGATCGAAGTTGTACAAGATGTGACTGAACTGCAGTATGAACGTCGCAAGCAGAAGGTGAAGGTAGCATTAACTGATTTCAGTGATGTCGAAATCATGAACGAGATTCAGTCCCGTCGTAACGATTTTCTGAAAGAGTCAAAGAGTGTGAAGCAGGCTGAGCTAGAGACATTGATTGCAGCAAAAGAAGAAATTGGCAACGACATTCTCGACGGAACCTTCTTTGCACGTTCACTGCCTGAATCGATTTGGAAGAAGCCCTGGATGGAAAAGGTTCAGAGAATCGTTTTGGTGCACCGTTTGCGTGAAGTGGTGGCACAGGTCGGGTTTTCCAGGTTTGAGCCAACAACACCTGATATCAATGGTGATTTGAGCATGGTGACTTCCCGGGCCCTCATTGCGCGCGAATTAAGCTGGTTACCTTGTCTCGAGAATCGAGGCGAAGGGATCTTCATACAGTTCAAGAAAATCGATGTGGAAGAGTGGCTGAAAAAGAAATCAGTTCAGAAACGTGGAAAGGAGCTGGAGGAAGGCTTCAATTGCTGGAAGAATGAACATTACCATAGCAAGAAAGTCTACCCCGGATCAGCGTTTATCTTATTCCATTCATTTGCTCACCTTCTCATTACGACTCTATCGCTGGAGTGTGGCTATCCAGCAAGCTCGATCCGCGAACGAGTTTACACCATTCCTAGTGTTGGCTATGGCATTTTACTCTATACCTCAACCACCGATGCGGAAGGAACGCTTGGAGGGTTAGTTGAAACCGGGCGTCAAATTGATGTTCACTTTAGGAAAGCATTGGAGCTTGGCGAACTTTGTTCAAATGATCCAGTTTGCTCTGAACATCATCCAGACAACAAGCATGAACATCGATTCCTTCATGGAGCAGCTTGTCATGGCTGTCTGCTCATCGCAGAAACATCATGTGAGCAAAGGAACGACTATTTAGATCGCTCATTAGTAGTTCCTACGCTGGAGAATCGAAGTGCAGAGTTTTTTACGGTGAGATAA